From Deinococcus aerophilus, a single genomic window includes:
- the rsmA gene encoding 16S rRNA (adenine(1518)-N(6)/adenine(1519)-N(6))-dimethyltransferase RsmA encodes MTPADKPADPPATAPLYSPARVRELLTRHGLKPTKSLGQNFLIDGNILRAIAEAGGAQAGVSVLEVGPGLGVLTREIATRGAHVTALEKDERLRPALDETLEGLDVTVVWGDALEYDYAALPPGTRVIANLPYYITGPLLARFMRAPSIVSATVLVQKEVGQRLTSGPGEDNYGFLSALAALYGSVRHVRDVPKGAFLPAPDVTSSVLRLDFDRSRPGPAPELLRFIEAALHHRRKTLRNNLRMIGHAGEAIDEALADLGLRPDVRAEDVPLDALRGLAGRLGVVL; translated from the coding sequence TTGACCCCAGCCGACAAACCCGCCGATCCCCCCGCCACCGCCCCGCTGTACTCCCCCGCGCGGGTGCGGGAACTGCTGACCCGCCACGGCCTGAAGCCCACCAAGAGCCTGGGTCAGAACTTCCTGATTGACGGCAACATCCTGCGCGCCATTGCCGAGGCGGGCGGGGCCCAGGCGGGCGTGAGTGTGCTGGAGGTCGGCCCCGGTCTGGGCGTGCTGACCCGCGAGATCGCCACGCGCGGCGCGCACGTCACGGCGCTGGAAAAGGACGAGCGGCTGCGCCCCGCGCTTGACGAGACGTTGGAGGGGCTGGACGTCACGGTGGTCTGGGGCGACGCGCTGGAGTACGACTACGCGGCCCTGCCGCCGGGCACGCGGGTTATCGCCAACCTGCCGTACTACATCACCGGGCCGCTGCTCGCGCGCTTCATGCGCGCGCCGTCCATCGTGTCGGCCACGGTGCTCGTGCAAAAAGAGGTGGGTCAGCGCCTGACCTCCGGTCCCGGCGAGGACAATTACGGATTTTTAAGTGCCCTGGCCGCCCTGTACGGCAGCGTGCGGCATGTGCGTGACGTGCCCAAGGGAGCGTTCCTGCCGGCCCCCGACGTGACGAGCAGCGTGCTGCGCCTGGACTTTGACCGCTCGCGCCCCGGCCCGGCGCCGGAGTTGCTGCGCTTTATCGAGGCGGCGCTGCACCACAGGCGCAAGACGCTGCGCAACAACCTGCGCATGATCGGGCACGCGGGCGAGGCCATTGACGAGGCCCTGGCCGACCTGGGGCTGCGGCCCGACGTGCGGGCCGAGGATGTGCCGCTGGACGCCCTGCGTGGGCTGGCCGGCCGGCTGGGCGTGGTACTTTAG
- a CDS encoding NAD(P)H-hydrate dehydratase, with product MSEYVLDPRGAREIDARLERAGLLDLTMEEAGRAVADAVMARHPVGPALLLAGGGANGGDALVAARHLLALGREVHVLAQPARHPLTRLNRRRLRTVGGEVRPLTPAALRRALAGAGVVVDGLLGTGFTPPLRSALATVVDVVNTAHDAGTPVVSIDLPSGLDACSAHPDGPSVTADQTVTLMGLKTALLFGEAAARSGEMILAPLRAPPGWVRGEALGTRPSDAQVGALLPRRSADAHKGTAGRIWILGGHPGTVGAAALAGLGALRAGAGLVTVHSEAEVPLVTPELMMRRHADWSSALPGLHGLGLPDAVALGMGLGPQARAVARTVLGWRVPTVLDADALHPELAGHGHDACIWTPHPGEAARLLGTPSGAVTRDPLAAARRLQELLGGVVVLKGGPSVVAFPDSSGGVTLSVARGGHPGMASGGMGDTLSGILAALLGQGLSAQDAAVAGVRLHARAGERAGAAHGYGLIATDVCAELGAAWLDLRGTLSPTLPPDGSPRRSRPQILQMVTSAPPDC from the coding sequence GTGAGCGAGTATGTACTGGACCCACGGGGCGCGCGGGAGATCGACGCCCGGCTGGAACGGGCCGGGCTGCTGGACCTGACCATGGAAGAGGCGGGGCGGGCGGTGGCCGACGCGGTCATGGCCCGTCATCCGGTGGGTCCGGCGCTGCTGCTCGCCGGTGGGGGGGCCAACGGCGGGGACGCGCTGGTCGCCGCCCGGCACCTGCTTGCCCTGGGCCGTGAGGTTCACGTACTCGCCCAGCCCGCCCGGCACCCCCTGACCCGCCTGAACCGCCGCCGCCTGCGGACCGTGGGCGGCGAAGTTCGTCCGCTGACGCCCGCGGCGCTGCGCCGGGCGCTGGCCGGAGCGGGTGTGGTGGTGGACGGTCTGCTCGGAACCGGCTTCACGCCGCCGCTGAGGTCCGCGCTGGCAACGGTGGTGGACGTGGTGAACACCGCCCACGACGCGGGCACGCCGGTCGTGTCCATCGACCTGCCCAGTGGCCTGGACGCCTGCTCGGCGCATCCAGACGGACCCAGCGTCACAGCAGACCAGACCGTCACGCTGATGGGCCTCAAGACCGCGCTGCTATTCGGCGAGGCAGCGGCGCGCTCCGGGGAGATGATCCTCGCGCCGCTGCGTGCCCCGCCCGGCTGGGTGCGCGGGGAGGCGCTGGGCACCCGCCCCTCCGATGCGCAGGTGGGCGCGCTGCTGCCCCGCCGCTCTGCCGACGCCCACAAGGGCACGGCGGGCCGGATATGGATTCTGGGCGGGCATCCCGGCACGGTGGGAGCCGCGGCGCTGGCCGGACTGGGGGCGCTGCGGGCCGGGGCCGGACTGGTCACCGTGCACTCGGAAGCCGAGGTGCCGCTGGTGACCCCGGAGCTGATGATGCGCCGTCACGCCGACTGGTCCAGCGCCCTGCCCGGCCTGCATGGCCTGGGCCTTCCGGACGCCGTGGCGCTGGGCATGGGCCTGGGCCCGCAGGCGCGGGCAGTGGCGCGCACGGTGCTGGGCTGGCGTGTGCCCACCGTGCTGGACGCCGACGCCCTGCACCCCGAACTCGCCGGGCACGGCCACGACGCCTGCATCTGGACGCCGCACCCCGGCGAGGCGGCGCGGCTGCTGGGCACCCCGAGCGGCGCAGTCACGCGCGATCCGCTGGCGGCGGCCCGGCGGCTGCAGGAGTTGCTGGGCGGCGTGGTGGTCCTCAAGGGCGGTCCCAGTGTGGTTGCCTTTCCGGACAGTTCCGGTGGGGTGACGCTGAGCGTGGCGCGCGGCGGACATCCTGGCATGGCCTCGGGCGGCATGGGCGACACCCTGTCGGGCATCCTGGCGGCGCTGCTGGGTCAGGGCCTGAGCGCCCAGGACGCCGCCGTCGCCGGGGTGCGTCTGCACGCCCGGGCGGGCGAGCGGGCCGGCGCAGCCCACGGCTACGGTCTGATCGCCACCGACGTGTGCGCCGAACTGGGGGCGGCGTGGCTGGACCTGCGCGGGACCCTTTCCCCAACCCTTCCCCCAGACGGGTCCCCCCGACGTTCCCGCCCGCAGATCCTACAAATGGTCACGTCCGCGCCGCCGGACTGCTAG
- a CDS encoding DUF4388 domain-containing protein, whose protein sequence is MQGLLSDLPLLGVLELIHTTRQTGVLDVEADVPYTVAFLGGEIVSGGILDWLGVEALYASPLVSDSGSFAFTRRSITGQPLGTYDHLITDWARVGDEWEQVCAVIGSPSRVFQGDVTPFQTGRSVRGAARELERPVFEVAQEVAAAVRAGHLLPLERHEWFRLRLKPTGQRAALHPVARRMDGERTLGNVIAQGVPVHEARTYLLGELRLGLRFPGSGWVLRDLIWEQRHSGPPAGVPSSSAGSGSTTIN, encoded by the coding sequence ATGCAGGGCCTCCTGAGTGACCTTCCTTTGTTGGGCGTGCTGGAACTGATCCACACCACCCGCCAGACCGGCGTGCTGGACGTTGAGGCCGATGTGCCGTACACCGTCGCGTTTCTGGGCGGCGAGATCGTCTCGGGCGGCATTCTGGACTGGCTGGGGGTCGAGGCCCTGTACGCCTCCCCGCTGGTGTCGGACAGCGGATCTTTTGCCTTCACGCGCCGCAGCATCACCGGCCAGCCGCTGGGCACCTACGATCACCTGATCACCGACTGGGCGCGGGTGGGAGACGAATGGGAGCAGGTCTGTGCGGTAATCGGCAGCCCCAGCCGGGTCTTTCAGGGCGACGTGACGCCCTTTCAGACGGGCCGCAGCGTCCGGGGCGCGGCCCGTGAACTGGAGCGCCCCGTCTTTGAGGTCGCGCAGGAGGTGGCCGCGGCCGTGCGGGCCGGTCACCTTCTGCCCCTGGAGCGCCACGAATGGTTCCGGCTGCGCCTGAAACCCACCGGGCAGCGGGCGGCCCTTCACCCGGTGGCCCGCCGCATGGACGGCGAGCGCACCCTGGGCAACGTGATCGCCCAGGGCGTACCCGTTCACGAGGCCCGCACCTACCTGCTGGGCGAGCTGCGGCTGGGGCTGCGCTTTCCGGGCAGCGGCTGGGTTCTGCGCGACCTGATCTGGGAACAGCGCCACAGCGGCCCGCCTGCCGGTGTTCCGTCTTCTTCCGCCGGGTCCGGATCCACCACGATCAATTGA
- a CDS encoding glycerol-3-phosphate acyltransferase translates to MLFLSALLLLVAFLVGSLPVGHALLSRAGVNVRLSNAHNLGVENMLRLVGPGLAAASAALDAGKGLLAVLMASSLDQPEVTVLAALAAYLGHLNPPAALYGPTLPRGRGNLVLLGVLAGLAVSGAVPLWTAALPVVVYAGVTGYWGYVSAATLAALLSFAVAVALLPLGVPAGLAALGLLVAATWRFKENIGRMLDGTEPRFGESVPLAGKRRDEVVAAFMIHPMTLENFWSARRFAWLRPLVQNGLVSEATVRQMAENLRPMKVGELRGIRTPEGQSIRCYLLSSPLLPDVFDSQPELATRRAIEGARLAHELGAEVFGLGAFWSVVGNKGVDVQAAVPQITVTNGGAYTSGTIKAAIPGILKHFQEEGRDLKAATAGIVGANGVVAFGIARTIAPQVARIIMLGRNLEKLERSAATLRRANPDTEIITTTDYAALKEADLIFSATSDPNPVIFPQHVKTGTWIFDEGRPADVDPSVAEVPSVRIIPGGVVRPPGGMTSHIDLQFGEGAVPACLAETLIIAATGEHDRKSLGPQTRTENINFFVEQAARLGFTVVD, encoded by the coding sequence ATGTTGTTTTTGTCGGCCCTGTTGCTGTTGGTCGCGTTCCTGGTGGGCAGCCTGCCGGTGGGGCACGCGCTGCTGTCTCGCGCTGGGGTCAACGTCCGGCTCAGCAATGCCCACAACCTGGGCGTGGAGAACATGCTGCGGCTGGTGGGGCCGGGGCTGGCCGCCGCGAGCGCCGCGCTGGATGCGGGCAAGGGGCTCCTCGCTGTTCTGATGGCCTCCAGCCTGGACCAGCCCGAGGTCACCGTGCTCGCGGCGCTCGCCGCCTACCTGGGACACCTCAATCCTCCGGCGGCCCTGTACGGCCCGACCCTCCCGCGCGGCCGGGGCAACCTGGTGCTGCTGGGGGTGCTCGCGGGGCTGGCGGTCAGCGGAGCCGTGCCCCTGTGGACGGCCGCCCTGCCGGTGGTCGTGTACGCGGGCGTAACCGGCTACTGGGGCTATGTCAGTGCGGCGACCCTGGCGGCGCTGCTCAGCTTCGCCGTGGCGGTGGCGCTGCTGCCGCTGGGCGTACCCGCCGGACTCGCGGCGCTGGGCCTGCTGGTCGCCGCGACGTGGCGCTTCAAGGAGAACATCGGACGTATGCTCGACGGCACCGAGCCGCGTTTTGGCGAGAGCGTGCCGCTGGCCGGCAAGCGCCGCGACGAGGTGGTCGCGGCCTTCATGATCCACCCGATGACGTTGGAGAATTTCTGGTCGGCGCGCCGCTTTGCGTGGCTCCGGCCACTGGTGCAGAACGGTCTGGTCAGCGAGGCCACCGTGCGTCAGATGGCCGAGAACCTGCGCCCCATGAAGGTGGGCGAGTTGCGCGGCATCCGCACGCCCGAGGGCCAGAGCATCCGCTGCTACCTGCTGTCCAGCCCGCTGCTGCCCGATGTCTTCGACAGCCAGCCCGAGCTGGCGACCCGCCGCGCCATCGAGGGTGCGCGGCTGGCCCATGAACTGGGGGCAGAGGTCTTCGGGCTGGGCGCGTTCTGGTCGGTGGTGGGCAACAAGGGAGTGGACGTGCAGGCCGCCGTGCCGCAGATCACCGTGACCAACGGCGGAGCCTATACCTCCGGCACCATCAAGGCCGCCATTCCAGGCATCCTCAAGCACTTTCAGGAGGAGGGCCGCGACCTGAAGGCGGCCACCGCCGGCATTGTGGGGGCCAATGGCGTGGTGGCCTTCGGGATCGCGCGCACCATTGCGCCGCAGGTCGCCCGGATCATCATGCTGGGCCGCAATCTGGAAAAGCTCGAGCGCAGCGCCGCCACCCTGCGCCGCGCCAACCCGGACACCGAGATCATCACCACCACCGACTACGCCGCCCTCAAGGAGGCCGACCTGATCTTCTCGGCCACCAGCGACCCCAACCCGGTAATCTTCCCGCAGCATGTCAAAACGGGCACCTGGATCTTCGACGAGGGCCGTCCGGCGGATGTGGACCCCAGTGTGGCCGAGGTCCCCAGCGTGAGGATCATTCCCGGCGGCGTGGTGCGCCCCCCCGGCGGCATGACCTCGCACATCGACCTGCAGTTCGGCGAGGGTGCGGTGCCCGCGTGTCTGGCCGAGACGTTGATCATCGCCGCTACCGGGGAACACGACCGCAAGAGCCTGGGCCCACAGACCCGGACCGAGAACATCAATTTCTTCGTGGAGCAGGCGGCGCGTCTGGGCTTCACGGTGGTGGACTGA
- a CDS encoding phospholipase D-like domain-containing protein codes for MLPRVLRFCLTVAVMLCAAEPGHAAQLPLFLGPQLPPAPRSLPGCLPPTDTLEQAVWRVVTEGGRPDLSCGNAFAGYLRTPRSPEVRLDAFEAIAAQVANARSEVLLSSMEWNAGPGHPGWTFALAVANLYGRVREDSAAYPHGMAVRVLMGGFPDLTHPDGRSQPLALAGDLWRLGVPLDDPAVGWHLSLLNYRYLPHSHVKMHVIDGRTVAVGGFNFTDWHLPSPQAGGVEPGGHDLQDLGLQLTGPVAQEGVAAFDDLWRHSDQLRCPPGVSAAQLEARCQMGPPDPVTHPPAAQEAVPSSQARAFLLYRRSGVDQADRAHLALLGAARRSIDVMHADFSPSLECWYAYLQPGSCGVDSWPVYLRAVLSALERGVHVRVLTVNYGVGAGPNRSGIALMRREARRRGLDALFEVRYVTRAMHTKALTVDRRMVVVGSMNLHFSSWGPLGLAEAALATGDPAAVSEQQARFEQQWRGASVPVAPERWLQHVPRDLTGKPDPPGSGDGHGPGLPQPLN; via the coding sequence GTGTTGCCCCGCGTGCTGCGCTTCTGTCTGACTGTGGCCGTCATGCTCTGCGCGGCGGAACCGGGCCACGCCGCGCAGTTGCCCCTGTTCCTGGGGCCACAGCTGCCGCCCGCACCCCGAAGTCTGCCGGGGTGCTTGCCCCCCACGGACACGCTGGAACAGGCCGTCTGGAGGGTGGTGACGGAGGGCGGACGGCCTGACCTGAGCTGCGGCAACGCCTTTGCCGGCTACCTGCGGACCCCGCGCAGCCCCGAGGTACGCCTGGACGCCTTCGAGGCCATCGCCGCGCAGGTGGCCAACGCCCGCAGCGAGGTGCTGCTCTCCAGCATGGAGTGGAACGCCGGGCCGGGCCATCCAGGCTGGACCTTCGCGCTGGCCGTCGCCAATCTGTACGGGCGGGTCCGGGAGGATTCTGCCGCCTACCCCCACGGCATGGCGGTGCGGGTGCTGATGGGCGGCTTTCCGGACCTGACGCACCCCGACGGCCGGTCTCAGCCGCTGGCGCTCGCGGGCGACCTGTGGCGGCTGGGCGTGCCGCTGGACGACCCTGCCGTGGGCTGGCACCTCAGCCTCCTGAACTACCGTTACCTGCCGCACAGCCACGTCAAGATGCACGTCATTGACGGGCGCACCGTGGCGGTGGGGGGGTTTAACTTCACCGACTGGCACCTGCCCTCGCCACAGGCGGGCGGGGTGGAGCCGGGAGGACATGACCTGCAGGACCTGGGACTGCAGCTGACCGGCCCGGTGGCCCAGGAGGGGGTGGCGGCCTTCGACGACCTGTGGCGGCACAGCGACCAGTTGCGCTGCCCACCGGGCGTAAGCGCCGCACAGCTGGAGGCCCGCTGCCAGATGGGGCCGCCCGATCCGGTCACCCATCCCCCGGCGGCGCAGGAGGCGGTGCCCAGCAGCCAGGCGCGCGCCTTCTTGCTGTACCGCCGCAGCGGGGTGGATCAGGCCGACCGCGCGCACCTGGCCCTGCTCGGCGCGGCGCGGCGCAGCATCGACGTGATGCACGCCGACTTCAGTCCCTCTCTGGAGTGCTGGTACGCGTACCTTCAGCCCGGAAGCTGTGGGGTGGACAGCTGGCCGGTTTACCTGCGGGCGGTGCTGTCGGCGCTGGAACGGGGCGTGCATGTGCGCGTCCTCACCGTCAACTACGGTGTGGGAGCGGGGCCCAACCGCAGCGGCATTGCCCTGATGCGCCGCGAGGCCCGCCGCCGGGGCCTGGACGCCCTGTTTGAGGTCCGCTATGTCACCCGGGCCATGCACACCAAGGCCCTGACCGTGGACCGCCGCATGGTCGTGGTGGGCAGCATGAACCTTCATTTCAGCTCGTGGGGACCACTGGGACTGGCCGAGGCCGCGCTGGCGACGGGTGACCCGGCGGCGGTCAGTGAACAGCAGGCCAGGTTTGAACAGCAGTGGCGGGGAGCCAGCGTGCCGGTTGCGCCCGAGCGCTGGCTCCAGCACGTGCCGCGTGACCTGACCGGGAAGCCGGACCCGCCCGGCAGCGGTGACGGCCACGGTCCGGGCCTGCCCCAGCCCCTAAACTGA
- the ispH gene encoding 4-hydroxy-3-methylbut-2-enyl diphosphate reductase, with amino-acid sequence MVERLHLAKPRGFCAGVVMAIGAVEKAARTETGPVTVYHSIVHNHTVVERLQRGHGVHFVENLDDIEALPHGGETVVFSAHGISPAVRGRARELGLATIDATCPLVTKVHSEAKKYAREGYTILLIGDSATHQEVIGTRGEAPKHTILVGVLGKTGQGLHDPHTVTVPDPERLVVLTQTTLSVDDTRRTVDILKARFPALIVPPSEDLCYATKNRQDAVKAIAPQVDAFLVLTSTHSSNGMRLLELAHDTCGRAERLETAADLAGLDLSGVRSVGITSAASTPDDLVQEVVAHFRALNPALEVIEEGEWENIEFREPKKILPTQPLPRTMG; translated from the coding sequence ATGGTTGAGCGTCTTCATCTTGCCAAGCCCCGGGGCTTTTGCGCGGGCGTGGTCATGGCGATCGGCGCGGTGGAAAAGGCCGCGCGCACCGAGACAGGGCCGGTCACCGTGTACCACTCCATCGTTCACAACCACACGGTAGTCGAGCGGCTGCAGCGCGGCCACGGCGTGCATTTCGTGGAGAATCTGGACGACATCGAGGCCCTGCCCCACGGCGGCGAGACGGTCGTCTTCTCGGCCCACGGCATCAGCCCGGCGGTGCGCGGGCGGGCCCGCGAGCTGGGACTCGCCACCATCGACGCCACCTGTCCGCTGGTCACCAAGGTTCACAGCGAGGCCAAGAAATATGCCCGCGAGGGCTACACCATCCTGCTGATCGGCGACAGCGCCACGCATCAGGAGGTCATCGGCACCCGCGGTGAGGCCCCTAAGCACACCATTCTGGTGGGCGTGCTGGGCAAGACGGGCCAGGGACTGCATGACCCGCATACCGTCACGGTCCCCGACCCCGAGCGGCTGGTGGTGCTCACCCAGACTACCCTGAGCGTGGACGACACCCGGCGCACGGTGGACATCCTCAAGGCCCGCTTTCCGGCGCTGATCGTGCCTCCCAGCGAGGACCTGTGCTACGCCACCAAGAACCGTCAGGACGCGGTCAAGGCCATCGCGCCGCAGGTGGACGCCTTTCTGGTGCTCACCAGCACACACTCCAGCAATGGCATGCGCCTGCTGGAACTGGCCCACGATACCTGTGGCCGCGCCGAGCGGCTGGAGACGGCCGCCGACCTCGCCGGCCTGGACCTGAGCGGCGTGCGCTCGGTCGGCATCACCAGCGCGGCGAGCACGCCCGACGACCTGGTGCAGGAGGTCGTGGCCCACTTCCGCGCGCTGAATCCCGCCCTGGAAGTCATCGAGGAGGGCGAGTGGGAGAACATCGAGTTCCGCGAGCCGAAGAAGATCCTGCCCACGCAGCCGCTGCCGCGCACCATGGGGTAA
- a CDS encoding [LysW]-aminoadipate kinase, whose amino-acid sequence MIVVKVGGSAGIDYDAVCADLAARWKAGERLILVHGGSGETNRVAEALGHPPRFVTSPSGYTSRFTDRQTLEIFEMVYCGKMNKGIVERLQRLGVNAVGLSGLDGRIFEGRHKDSVRAVENGKVKVLRGDHTGTVERVNTGLIELLLGAGYLPVLTPPASSYEGVAINVDGDRAAAALAVALRADALLLLSNVPGLLRDYPDEASLIREIPAGDVEAYLEFAQDRMKKKVLGAAEAVQGGVKRVIFGDARAGQPVTAALEGAGTVVS is encoded by the coding sequence ATGATTGTGGTGAAGGTCGGCGGAAGCGCCGGAATCGATTACGACGCGGTGTGTGCGGATCTGGCGGCGCGGTGGAAGGCGGGCGAGCGCCTGATTCTGGTGCACGGCGGCAGCGGCGAGACCAACCGGGTGGCCGAGGCACTGGGGCATCCCCCGAGGTTCGTGACGAGCCCCAGCGGCTACACCTCGCGCTTTACCGACCGGCAGACGCTCGAAATCTTCGAGATGGTGTACTGCGGCAAGATGAACAAGGGCATCGTGGAACGGCTGCAACGTCTGGGCGTGAACGCGGTGGGCCTGTCGGGCCTGGACGGACGTATCTTCGAGGGCCGCCACAAGGACTCGGTGCGGGCCGTCGAGAACGGCAAGGTGAAGGTGCTGCGCGGCGACCACACCGGCACGGTGGAGCGGGTCAACACCGGCCTGATCGAACTGCTGCTGGGCGCGGGCTACCTGCCGGTGCTGACTCCCCCTGCAAGCAGCTACGAGGGCGTGGCGATCAACGTGGACGGCGACCGCGCCGCCGCCGCGCTGGCCGTGGCGCTGCGGGCCGACGCCCTGCTGCTGCTGTCCAACGTGCCGGGTCTGCTGCGCGACTACCCGGACGAGGCCAGCCTGATCCGCGAGATTCCCGCCGGTGATGTGGAGGCGTACCTGGAGTTCGCGCAGGACCGCATGAAGAAGAAGGTACTGGGCGCCGCCGAGGCTGTGCAGGGCGGCGTAAAACGGGTGATCTTCGGGGACGCCCGCGCCGGACAGCCGGTCACGGCCGCTCTGGAGGGCGCGGGCACGGTGGTGTCGTGA